In a single window of the Campylobacter fetus subsp. testudinum 03-427 genome:
- a CDS encoding hypothetical protein (Pfam match to PF05732.7 RepL) produces the protein MDKHNFKFNTLTKLFKKILGEKKTLIMELLVENMDENYLVKYTIKEICDELEVSKPTVIQTFKLLEEKAVLTKIKNGLYKLNLSDEL, from the coding sequence ATGGATAAGCATAATTTTAAATTTAATACTCTAACAAAACTCTTTAAAAAAATTCTAGGCGAAAAGAAAACGCTTATAATGGAGCTTTTAGTAGAAAATATGGATGAAAACTATCTCGTAAAATATACTATAAAAGAGATTTGCGACGAGTTAGAAGTAAGCAAACCTACAGTTATCCAAACGTTCAAACTTTTAGAAGAAAAAGCTGTTTTAACAAAGATAAAAAACGGTTTATACAAGCTTAATCTATCAGATGAGTTATGA
- a CDS encoding cytochrome c peroxidase (Pfam matches to PF03150.10 CCP_MauG, and to PF00034.17 Cytochrom_C) encodes MIKLILLLGIITSLFAQIKDEIFIPITQQQPYNRQKAALGKELFIDKRLSKDKTISCETCHNLEIKATGTSDKITKDNPPTLLNVSLNFIFSKKGEIKNLSEQIKKSLTSDKELNTQESFIISQINKNPKYEAKFKNIYKDGVTFENSVDALTEFIKALNTPLSRFDKFLAGDKTALSEDEQKGFEAFIKYGCTSCHNGINLGGNIISVMKNEIINTNEILKVPTLRNISLTKPYFHDGRVNELRDAIEMIRSRIHSGKHDEKECELIYKFLLTLEGNTPEILYE; translated from the coding sequence ATGATAAAGTTAATTTTGCTTTTAGGAATTATCACGAGTTTGTTTGCTCAGATAAAAGATGAGATATTTATACCTATTACTCAGCAACAGCCTTATAACAGACAAAAAGCCGCTCTAGGCAAAGAACTTTTTATCGATAAAAGACTAAGCAAAGACAAAACTATCTCTTGCGAAACTTGTCACAATCTTGAAATCAAAGCAACTGGAACTTCAGATAAAATAACAAAAGACAATCCTCCAACTCTGCTAAATGTATCTTTAAATTTTATATTTTCTAAAAAAGGAGAGATAAAAAATCTCAGTGAGCAGATAAAAAAATCATTAACCAGCGATAAAGAACTCAACACTCAAGAGAGTTTTATAATATCACAAATAAATAAAAATCCCAAATATGAAGCTAAATTTAAAAACATCTACAAAGACGGAGTGACGTTTGAAAATTCAGTAGATGCTTTAACTGAGTTTATCAAAGCGCTTAATACACCGCTTAGTCGTTTTGATAAATTTTTAGCAGGAGATAAAACAGCACTCAGCGAGGATGAACAAAAAGGATTTGAAGCCTTTATAAAATACGGCTGTACCAGTTGCCATAACGGAATAAATTTAGGTGGAAATATAATAAGCGTTATGAAAAATGAAATAATAAATACAAACGAGATACTAAAAGTACCAACACTAAGGAACATCTCACTTACAAAACCGTATTTTCACGATGGACGCGTAAATGAGCTTAGAGACGCTATCGAAATGATAAGATCAAGGATACACTCAGGAAAACACGATGAAAAAGAGTGCGAACTGATATATAAATTTTTACTTACTTTAGAGGGAAACACTCCGGAGATATTATATGAATAA
- the dgkA gene encoding diacylglycerol kinase (Pfam match to PF01219.15 DAGK_prokar) yields MRNQPKYSFFKNSSYAFSGLFDIISSEKSFKIELAIIIPLLVISIFLNLTLSEHLFLVAVLFLVLIIECINSSIERAVDLTTTNYHILAKKAKDAASAAVFLSICLAGLVWISIILNLIL; encoded by the coding sequence GTGAGAAATCAACCAAAATATAGCTTTTTCAAAAACTCATCATACGCTTTTAGCGGACTTTTTGATATCATATCTAGCGAAAAAAGCTTTAAGATAGAACTAGCTATCATAATTCCCTTGCTTGTTATATCTATTTTTTTAAATTTAACCCTAAGCGAACATCTATTTTTAGTCGCTGTGTTATTTTTAGTTCTTATAATAGAGTGCATCAACTCATCTATAGAAAGAGCTGTGGATCTCACTACGACAAACTATCATATACTAGCTAAAAAAGCAAAAGACGCTGCAAGTGCGGCTGTATTTTTAAGTATATGTTTAGCAGGATTGGTATGGATAAGCATAATTTTAAATTTAATACTCTAA
- a CDS encoding transcriptional regulator, Fur family (Pfam match to PF01475.15 FUR): MKATTFLQSHDISSTPLRIELVKMLQKANKPISYDEFLSKIKANKTTIYRNLDLLLSKNLIIKNEIEHKSFYELADHAKAYFVCETCHEMEEIEVPNLPGKNIKSAVIKGICEKCS, encoded by the coding sequence ATGAAAGCGACTACTTTTTTACAAAGCCATGATATATCTTCAACTCCGCTTAGAATAGAGTTAGTAAAAATGTTGCAAAAAGCAAACAAACCTATAAGCTATGATGAGTTTTTGTCTAAAATCAAAGCAAATAAAACAACAATTTATAGAAATTTGGATCTTCTTTTAAGCAAAAATTTGATCATCAAAAATGAAATAGAGCATAAAAGTTTTTACGAGTTAGCAGATCACGCTAAAGCGTATTTTGTATGTGAAACATGCCATGAGATGGAAGAAATCGAAGTGCCAAATTTACCCGGAAAAAATATAAAAAGTGCCGTTATAAAAGGTATCTGCGAAAAATGTAGCTAG
- a CDS encoding metal ion ABC transporter, membrane protein (Pfam match to PF00950.13 ABC-3): MIDAFSFSFMQNALFAGILVSVACGIIGSLIVVNKMTFIAGGVAHGAYGGIGIAFFLGLSPLFGATFFAIALGLLIAFISLKNRDRTDSIIGAIWAFGMAIGIIFIDITPGYNSDLMSYLFGSILAVSSSDLWFMAFIDLLFIAFSIGLYRQICAVSFDSEFANLRGVSTTLLYYVMTALMSLCVVATIRVVGLILVIALLTIPPYIAEKFSPNLGIMMILAGAISAFFTIFGLWLSYSYNLTSGASIILVATICFFGVEVFCTFKSKLKSKTQI; this comes from the coding sequence ATGATAGACGCTTTTAGTTTTAGTTTTATGCAAAATGCTCTTTTTGCCGGAATATTAGTAAGCGTAGCATGTGGCATTATAGGCTCTCTTATAGTTGTAAATAAAATGACTTTCATAGCAGGTGGAGTTGCTCATGGAGCATATGGTGGTATAGGAATAGCATTTTTTTTAGGCTTAAGCCCACTTTTTGGTGCTACTTTTTTTGCCATAGCTCTTGGACTTTTGATAGCTTTTATAAGCTTGAAAAATAGAGATCGCACAGATAGCATAATAGGTGCTATATGGGCGTTTGGTATGGCTATAGGTATTATTTTTATAGATATCACTCCGGGGTATAATAGTGATCTTATGAGCTATCTTTTTGGATCGATTTTGGCTGTTTCTAGTAGTGATTTATGGTTTATGGCTTTCATAGATCTACTTTTTATAGCTTTTAGTATAGGACTTTATAGACAAATTTGCGCAGTAAGTTTTGATAGCGAGTTTGCAAATCTTAGAGGAGTTAGCACAACTCTTTTATACTACGTAATGACGGCTCTGATGTCACTTTGCGTTGTAGCTACCATAAGAGTTGTCGGACTTATACTTGTTATAGCTCTTCTTACGATACCTCCATATATCGCTGAAAAGTTTAGTCCGAATTTGGGTATTATGATGATTTTAGCAGGCGCTATATCTGCATTTTTCACTATTTTTGGTTTGTGGCTTAGTTATAGTTATAATCTTACAAGCGGTGCTAGCATTATCTTAGTTGCAACGATTTGCTTTTTTGGTGTTGAGGTATTTTGTACATTTAAGTCTAAGCTAAAAAGTAAAACTCAAATTTAG
- a CDS encoding metal ion ABC transporter, periplasmic metal-binding protein (Pfam matches to PF09223.7 ZinT, and to PF01297.13 ZnuA), which yields MNKFLCVLCIGAAFLYAKPVVTTSILPTKYFVEQIAGDSVDVNYMVNAGADPHIYEPRPEQMKNLEKSDIFFAVGMEYENTWLPRFAKSYPSLDIIKTQKGVPLISSEAHEHGDHDNEKHDEKHDHAKQHKDSYYGIFDDKDVKDRDISDWNGDFNSVYAYLIDGSLDPVLEAKASAPNSDKNFKEYKKYYEKGYKSSINRIVINNGDISFYTSKGVNTGKYAYKGYEILTYESGKKGVRYQFENIDKNSKAPKFIQFSDHEISPTKISHFHIYMGDDSFKTLSLELENWPTFYKSNMKKADIIEDMLEHIDRNFDTHIWVDPLLVKIQAKNIADALIAHYPKNKALYEENLAKFQNELDMLDSYIKEQLASVKNRNFIVYHPSWAYFAKRYGLNQIAIETEGKEPKPAQLANIIKEAKEENVKVIFVAPQFSKKAAQLIAKEAGANVVEIDNLAENWVESMKNTAKAFKEGL from the coding sequence ATGAACAAATTTCTTTGCGTTTTATGCATAGGCGCTGCATTTTTATATGCAAAACCAGTTGTAACTACTAGCATTTTACCTACGAAATATTTCGTTGAACAAATAGCAGGAGATAGCGTAGATGTGAATTATATGGTAAATGCCGGTGCTGATCCTCATATTTACGAGCCGCGTCCAGAGCAGATGAAAAATTTAGAAAAAAGCGATATATTTTTTGCTGTAGGAATGGAATACGAAAATACGTGGCTTCCAAGATTTGCTAAAAGCTACCCTAGCTTAGATATCATCAAAACTCAAAAAGGCGTTCCTCTTATATCTAGCGAGGCTCACGAGCATGGCGATCACGACAATGAAAAACATGATGAAAAACACGATCACGCTAAACAGCATAAAGATAGTTATTATGGAATTTTTGATGATAAAGATGTAAAAGATAGAGATATCAGCGACTGGAATGGAGATTTTAATAGCGTATATGCGTATTTGATCGATGGTAGTCTAGATCCAGTTTTAGAAGCCAAAGCAAGCGCTCCAAATAGTGATAAAAATTTCAAAGAGTATAAAAAATATTATGAAAAAGGTTATAAAAGTAGTATAAATCGTATAGTCATAAACAACGGCGATATAAGTTTTTATACTTCTAAAGGCGTAAATACAGGAAAATATGCTTATAAAGGTTATGAAATTCTAACATATGAAAGCGGTAAAAAAGGTGTTAGATATCAGTTTGAAAATATAGATAAAAATAGCAAAGCACCTAAATTTATTCAGTTTAGCGACCACGAGATCAGTCCTACAAAAATCTCTCATTTTCATATTTATATGGGAGATGATAGTTTTAAAACTCTTAGTTTAGAACTTGAAAATTGGCCTACTTTTTATAAATCAAATATGAAAAAAGCAGATATCATAGAAGATATGTTAGAGCATATAGACAGGAATTTTGATACTCATATCTGGGTTGATCCTCTGCTTGTTAAAATACAAGCTAAAAATATAGCCGACGCTTTAATAGCTCATTATCCTAAAAATAAAGCTTTATATGAGGAAAATTTAGCTAAATTTCAAAATGAACTTGATATGCTAGATAGTTATATAAAAGAGCAACTAGCTTCTGTAAAAAATAGAAATTTCATAGTTTATCATCCGTCGTGGGCGTATTTTGCTAAGCGATATGGCTTAAATCAAATAGCTATAGAGACTGAAGGAAAAGAGCCAAAACCAGCTCAGTTGGCAAATATCATAAAAGAAGCCAAAGAAGAAAACGTAAAAGTTATCTTTGTAGCACCGCAGTTTTCTAAAAAAGCAGCACAGCTCATAGCCAAAGAAGCCGGTGCAAATGTTGTAGAGATAGATAATTTAGCTGAAAATTGGGTAGAAAGTATGAAAAATACGGCAAAGGCATTTAAAGAAGGTTTATGA
- a CDS encoding putative membrane protein, putative permease (EamA domain), type 5 (Pfam matches to PF00892.16 EamA, and to PF00892.16 EamA) codes for MKKSVIAEILLVFVAISWGMTFVPVAQAIKSINVFSFLFWRFLIATIFMLIFCIKIFKFDKKSIYYGLFLGFWLFCGFAFQTYALKYSYSSTVAFITGLNVVLVPFLMLVFFKQSVNKFAFGGALIAFIGLYFLSGTGEFGLGKGEILSIICAICYALHISFTGVLVSKCNIYAMVICEFFAVTILSLFGAIFFESGDTNSLFKGLQISFEVDFLMALIVCALFATVFAFFVQSYAQIYTTATKTALIFTLEPVSAGLAGYYIANEILSITQILGAAAILFGVLFSEIGSNLMRQATLKFKN; via the coding sequence TTGAAAAAGAGTGTCATAGCTGAGATCTTACTTGTTTTTGTAGCGATCTCTTGGGGAATGACGTTTGTACCAGTAGCTCAAGCTATAAAAAGTATTAATGTTTTTAGCTTTTTGTTTTGGAGATTTTTAATCGCTACGATTTTTATGCTGATTTTTTGTATAAAAATATTCAAATTTGATAAAAAATCAATCTATTACGGTCTATTTTTAGGATTTTGGTTATTTTGTGGATTTGCTTTTCAGACATACGCTTTGAAATACTCATATAGCTCAACAGTCGCTTTTATAACAGGATTAAACGTTGTTTTAGTACCGTTTTTGATGCTTGTATTTTTTAAGCAAAGTGTAAATAAATTTGCATTTGGTGGAGCGCTTATAGCTTTTATCGGACTGTATTTTCTTAGCGGTACTGGAGAATTTGGACTTGGTAAAGGTGAAATTTTATCTATCATCTGCGCTATTTGCTACGCTTTGCATATCTCATTTACTGGAGTTTTGGTTAGCAAATGCAATATTTATGCGATGGTGATTTGCGAATTTTTTGCTGTGACTATTTTAAGCCTTTTTGGAGCTATATTTTTTGAGAGTGGGGATACAAACTCACTATTTAAAGGACTGCAAATTAGTTTTGAAGTAGATTTTTTAATGGCACTTATAGTCTGCGCTCTATTTGCCACCGTATTTGCATTTTTCGTACAGAGCTACGCTCAAATTTATACAACTGCTACAAAAACAGCTTTGATATTCACACTTGAGCCAGTGAGTGCTGGACTAGCAGGTTATTATATCGCAAATGAAATTTTAAGTATAACGCAGATATTAGGAGCTGCAGCTATACTTTTTGGAGTGTTATTTAGTGAGATAGGTTCAAATTTAATGAGACAAGCGACTCTTAAATTTAAAAACTAA
- a CDS encoding hypothetical membrane protein (DUF204 domain) (Pfam match to PF02659.11 Mntp), with protein sequence MELIFLAIALAMDSVAISMANGARCMNIKALQIFKMSFLFGIFQAFMPVIGYFFGLAFAGFISYIDHYVAFAILLFLGIKMIKESKQISVHCSLNLSLRMLMLGAFATSLDALAVGITFSFEEINIVVAAFVIGVVCFALCIIASYMGRVLGEILESKALVLGGVILILIGCKIIITHLID encoded by the coding sequence ATGGAGTTGATTTTTTTAGCTATCGCTTTAGCAATGGACAGTGTAGCTATAAGTATGGCAAACGGTGCAAGGTGTATGAACATAAAAGCTTTGCAAATTTTTAAAATGTCTTTTTTGTTTGGAATATTTCAAGCTTTTATGCCAGTTATCGGTTATTTTTTTGGTCTTGCGTTTGCTGGATTTATATCTTATATAGATCATTACGTAGCTTTTGCTATTTTGCTATTTTTAGGTATAAAAATGATAAAAGAGAGTAAGCAGATTAGCGTGCATTGTAGTTTAAATTTGAGTTTAAGAATGCTTATGTTGGGGGCTTTTGCGACTAGTTTAGACGCGCTTGCTGTGGGGATTACTTTTAGTTTTGAAGAGATAAATATAGTAGTTGCTGCGTTTGTTATAGGTGTGGTCTGTTTTGCTTTATGTATTATTGCTAGTTATATGGGTAGAGTTTTAGGTGAGATATTAGAAAGTAAAGCTCTGGTTCTTGGTGGCGTTATACTTATCTTGATAGGCTGTAAAATCATCATAACTCATCTGATAGATTAA
- a CDS encoding metal ion ABC transporter, permease protein (Pfam matches to PF06226.9 DUF1007, and to PF03824.12 NicO), with amino-acid sequence MKAVFLTLILLLQSAFGCALCSLYSPTAHTEISFTEDSNKIKDVKVKWVFSENFTELTFKTYDINSNLKLEADELSEIQKALLDYLEPKDYLMDFSYYDGDEKSKKLNLKANDVKTAIDDGRLVFTFLFPLNLDLKEGRVIRISIFDTQEYFNFKIADSSSYETKNGLYINPNINLNVAFYEIDKEKKTNSDKPSLSSIIPKNTNSLDADESLKYDSVQNSTEDLLKDIDRIDEEKYNLLAKVSTNYLDKLKMLIKDSSNSGVFAILLVSFVYGFLHAAGPGHGKLLTTSYFAANRASYMKALSLSLKIGFLHVVGALILVYVMMFVIDAFVTKATNEAASITTKISAVIIILIAIFMIFTKLKIFFKSKKIKFKTVSYEAKTYTKIFNYSNLNHNHNNACGCAHTSFSFGTPRSVYEWMLVFAAALVPCPGTVLVFVLAFSLGSFGIGLASAFMIGLGMASVIFIAAVFGKSMNDSLFKFKNLRVYLEFLALALMIGLGVYMFIISSKVSVL; translated from the coding sequence ATGAAAGCAGTTTTTTTAACTTTAATTTTATTATTGCAAAGTGCGTTTGGATGCGCGCTTTGCTCACTTTATTCACCTACGGCTCATACTGAGATAAGCTTCACTGAAGATAGCAATAAAATAAAAGATGTAAAGGTCAAATGGGTATTTTCTGAGAATTTTACTGAATTGACTTTTAAAACATATGATATAAACTCAAATTTAAAACTCGAAGCTGATGAATTATCAGAGATTCAAAAAGCTCTTTTGGACTATTTGGAGCCTAAAGATTATTTGATGGATTTTTCATATTATGATGGAGATGAAAAAAGCAAAAAACTAAATTTAAAAGCAAATGACGTAAAAACTGCTATCGATGATGGAAGGCTCGTTTTTACATTTTTATTTCCTTTAAATTTGGATTTAAAAGAGGGTAGAGTAATTCGTATAAGTATATTTGATACGCAAGAGTATTTTAACTTCAAAATCGCAGATTCTAGCTCATATGAGACGAAAAACGGACTTTACATCAATCCAAATATAAATTTAAATGTTGCATTTTATGAGATCGATAAAGAGAAAAAAACAAATTCCGACAAACCTAGTTTATCTAGTATAATACCTAAAAATACAAACTCTTTGGATGCTGATGAAAGTTTAAAATACGACTCTGTGCAAAACTCTACTGAGGATCTTTTAAAAGATATAGATAGAATCGATGAAGAAAAATACAATCTTTTAGCAAAAGTTAGTACAAATTATCTTGATAAATTAAAAATGCTTATTAAAGATAGCAGCAACTCAGGAGTGTTTGCTATTTTGCTAGTTTCGTTTGTTTATGGATTTTTACACGCCGCTGGTCCAGGACATGGAAAACTTCTTACTACTAGCTATTTTGCTGCTAACCGCGCTAGTTATATGAAGGCGCTTAGTTTATCTTTAAAAATCGGCTTTTTGCATGTTGTTGGGGCTTTGATTTTAGTTTATGTTATGATGTTTGTTATAGACGCTTTTGTAACAAAGGCTACGAATGAAGCTGCTAGTATCACGACAAAGATTTCGGCTGTTATAATTATATTGATAGCTATCTTTATGATTTTTACAAAATTAAAGATATTTTTTAAATCAAAAAAAATTAAATTTAAAACAGTTAGCTATGAAGCCAAAACATATACCAAAATTTTCAACTATTCAAATTTAAATCATAACCATAATAACGCTTGTGGCTGCGCTCACACCTCTTTTTCTTTTGGAACTCCTCGCTCAGTTTATGAGTGGATGCTGGTTTTTGCCGCAGCTCTTGTGCCGTGCCCTGGAACTGTGCTTGTTTTTGTTTTAGCATTTAGTTTAGGTAGTTTTGGCATAGGATTAGCAAGTGCTTTTATGATAGGTCTTGGTATGGCTAGTGTGATATTTATAGCGGCGGTATTTGGTAAAAGTATGAATGATTCGCTATTTAAATTTAAAAATCTTAGAGTTTATCTTGAGTTTTTAGCTCTTGCTTTGATGATAGGTCTTGGGGTTTATATGTTTATTATTTCAAGTAAAGTTAGCGTTTTATGA
- a CDS encoding metal ion ABC transporter, ATP-binding protein (Pfam match to PF00005.23 ABC_tran), giving the protein MRIELKNVTFGYDSSIILKNINLVYHSSDFLSIIGPNGGGKSSLLRLMLGLITPSKGSVSIDEKSPKDLCKFIGYVPQHIPINKAFPMSVLEVVLMGRLDNKIFGFYSKQDKELAMNALKKVSMQDFYKRGIGELSGGERQRVYIARALCSDAKILMLDEPTASIDTEGQAEIYTRLKDINRTGIGIVMVSHDINMAISFATKVAYVSRELFLHSIDGRDKQSFIEHLSHSHDHFCDVEIALKKCGCKEHI; this is encoded by the coding sequence ATGAGGATAGAATTAAAAAACGTAACTTTTGGTTATGATAGCTCTATTATCTTAAAAAATATAAATTTAGTTTATCATTCTAGTGATTTTCTTAGCATAATAGGACCAAATGGAGGCGGTAAAAGTAGTCTTTTGCGTCTTATGCTAGGTCTCATAACTCCTTCAAAAGGTAGCGTATCCATAGATGAGAAAAGCCCAAAAGATCTTTGTAAATTTATAGGGTACGTTCCGCAGCATATACCTATAAATAAAGCATTTCCTATGAGTGTTTTAGAAGTTGTTTTAATGGGTAGATTGGATAATAAAATATTTGGATTTTACTCAAAACAAGATAAAGAATTAGCTATGAATGCGCTTAAAAAAGTTTCTATGCAAGATTTTTATAAAAGAGGTATAGGAGAGTTAAGTGGTGGAGAGAGACAAAGAGTATATATAGCAAGAGCACTTTGCAGTGATGCTAAAATTCTTATGTTAGATGAGCCTACTGCTAGTATAGACACAGAGGGTCAAGCTGAAATTTATACTAGACTTAAAGATATAAATAGAACTGGTATAGGTATAGTTATGGTAAGCCATGATATAAATATGGCTATAAGTTTTGCTACTAAAGTTGCTTATGTTAGTCGAGAACTGTTTTTGCACAGTATAGATGGTAGAGATAAGCAGAGCTTTATAGAGCATTTAAGTCACTCTCATGATCATTTTTGCGATGTTGAGATAGCTTTAAAAAAGTGTGGCTGTAAGGAGCATATATGA